The following coding sequences lie in one Mus musculus strain C57BL/6J chromosome 11, GRCm38.p6 C57BL/6J genomic window:
- the Sec24a gene encoding protein transport protein Sec24A isoform X2 produces the protein MAQPRIPAARGAAASLQAQNGAASASGSPYTNGPVHNTLMSPQVSSSQGYDSQPPGSYPRPMPAKTLNPFSAQSNYGGSQGSGQTLNSPLVTSGPVLPSLHSGPVPRMPLPTSQNPAATPMPSGSFLPGANPPPPLNWQYNYPSTGPQTNHFPHVAPPTLPGNPNLTADHQYVSSGDPALQTSFKKPGSALPLQNPPLPPTFQPGAPPGPPPAGGPPPSRGPAPQKTPPRAAPPPSFNSAVNQEGITSNANNGSTAAHNTYDEIEGGGFLATPQLVNQNPKTSRSVGSAYPSLPPGYQNSAPPVAGMPPPSLSYPSGPQAFTQTPLGANHLTASMSGLSLHPEGLRVVNLLQERNMLPSTPLQPPVPNLLEDIQKLNCNPELFRCTLTSVPQTQALLNKAKLPLGLLLHPFKDLVQLPVVTSSTIVRCRSCRTYINPFVNFLDQRRWKCNLCYRVNDVPEEFMYNPLTRVYGEPHKRPEVQNATIEFMAPSEYMLRPPQPPVYLFVFDVSHNAIETGYLNSVCQSLLDNLDLLPGNTRTKIGFITFDSTIHFYSLQEGLSQPQMLIVSDIDDVFIPMPENLLVNLNESKESVIGSVQKKLLLPAWKLP, from the exons gtcctgtcCACAATACACTGATGTCTCCACAAGTGTCATCGAGTCAAGGCTATGATTCGCAACCTCCAGGATCCTACCCTCGTCCAATGCCAGCAAAGACTTTGAATCCATTCTCTGCACAGTCGAACTACGGTGGTTCTCAGGGATCTGGGCAGACTCTTAATAGTCCACTTGTGACTTCCGGTCCAGTACTACCTTCACTTCATAGTGGTCCTGTTCCCCGAATGCCACTACCTACTTCTCAGAACCCAGCTGCTACACCAATGCCTTCTGGTAGCTTTCTTCCTGGAGccaacccacccccacctttGAATTGGCAATATAACTATCCATCCACAGGACCGCAGACTAACCATTTTCCTCATGTAGCTCCACCAACTCTACCTGGGAATCCAAATTTAACAGCGGATCATCAATATGTTTCTTCTGGAGACCCTGCACTTCAAACCAGCTTCAAAAAGCCAG GTTCTGCACTTCCCTTACAGAACCCACCTCTGCCCCCCACTTTTCAGCCAGGAGCTCCTCCTGGGCCCCCTCCAGCTGGAGGCCCACCTCCCAGCCGGGGCCCCGCGCCCCAGAAAACACCTCCTCGGGCTGCACCCCCACCTTCATTTAACTCAGCTGTCAATCAGGAAG GTATTACGTCAAATGCCAATAATGGATCTACGGCGGCTCATAATACTTATGATGAGATTGAAGGAGGTGGCTTCTTGG CAACACCACAGCTTGTTAATCAGAACCCCAAAACAAGCCGAAGTGTGGGCTCTGCATACCCCTCCCTGCCACCAGGCTACCAGAACAGCGCACCACCTGTGGCTGGGATGCCACCACCCTCCCTCAGTTACCCAAGTGGCCCCCAGGCCTTTACTCAg ACTCCCTTAGGTGCTAATCATTTAACTGCAAGCATGAGTGGATTAAGTCTGCATCCAGAGGGACTAAGAGTTGTCAATCTTCTTCAAGAAAGGAACATGCTTCCTTCCACACCACTGCAGCCTCCAGTCCCAAATCTGCTTGAAGACATCCAGAAACTCAACTGTAACCCAGA GTTGTTCCGATGCACGCTGACGAGTGTCCCTCAGACTCAGGCCTTACTGAATAAAGCCAAGCTTCCTCTGGGGCTGCTGCTCCACCCCTTCAAGGACCTAGTG cAGTTGCCCGTGGTCACCTCCAGCACAATTGTGAGATGCCGTTCATGCAGGACTTACATTAACCCTTTCGTCAACTTCCTTGATCAAAGAAGGTGGAAATGTAACTTATGTTATCGAGTCAATGATG TTCCTGAAGAATTCATGTACAACCCTTTAACCAGAGTTTATGGAGAACCTCACAAAAGACCTGAAGTCCAGAATGCTACTATTGAGTTTATGGCTCCTTCAGAATACATG TTACGACCACCACAACCTCCAGTGTACCTCTTTGTATTTGATGTATCTCACAACGCAATAGAAACTGGATACTTGAATTCAGTTTGCCAGAGTTTGTTAGACAATCTGGATCT GCTTCCTGGCAACACTAGGACAAAAATCGGTTTCATAACATTTGATAGCACTATCCATTTCTACAGTCTTCAGGAAGGTCTCTCCCAGCCTCAGATGCTAATAGTTTCAGATATTGACG ATGTTTTTATCCCTATGCCAGAGAACTTACTAGTAAACTTAAATGAAAGTAAAGAG AGTGTCATTGGGTCAGTTCAGAAGAAACTCTTATTACCTGCCTGGAAATTGCCATGA